The following is a genomic window from Meriones unguiculatus strain TT.TT164.6M chromosome 7, Bangor_MerUng_6.1, whole genome shotgun sequence.
TGCTCCCAACCACCAAGGGAGATAAAAAAGAGGGAATCCACCCTCAGGGAGGAAGCAAGAGACCCAAGGACAGCCAGGGGAGAGAGGAGGCCTGGCAGACACCTACGGGGGGGGGGGCACGACATCTGAGAGGACAGATGGGGGAAGCTGGGAAGGAGCATTagccagaggggaggaggggaaggctgGGAATGATTCAGAGATACAGAACCCTGCGGAGGCTGGGAAGGTGGAGAAAAGAGGCTGTCTGGGGGACAGTCAAGGAGAAAAGACTGGTATGTCAGGTGAAGGATGGAGTGTGAGGGGGAAGGGCCTGGAGACCTAGAGAGAGCTCACAAACATCTAAGCTTCTCGTTCAGCCCCCTCACACCCCACATAGCCTACTAGACACAGCCTACATCCCCAAGCAAGGATGTAGCGGGTGGGACCAAGATGGAGAGGAGGTGGTAATGGGATGTACCCCTGCAGGGCGGGGCCTGGAAAGCTGCAGTCAAGGGCAGTGGCTGCAGAGCCAGAAAGAATCACATAATTTTCATCCTCGGCCTTCTACAACCCCCAGTACCAGCTTTCTTGAAGCAAGTCAGAAAAAAAGCTAACCCGTCTACCCTGCCCCTAAGGTTTGGGGTCGTGCCGGGGTCCTTGGGCGGGGCTGCGGGTACAGGCTGCATTAGGcgcttcccccacccccgccccaggcCCTGGCAGGACAGGCCTGGCACTTACGAAGCAGCTAAGCATGGAGCAGGAGACGCGGGCGGTCAGGCTCATGGTCGCGGGCTGTCTGAACCAGCGCACATGTCCCCGGAGCCGCTGCGCTGCCCGCCAGCCCCGGGCGCCAGCTGCATCCCGGCTGCGGGGCCCGCCTGATGCAGCCGCGGCCAGAAGCGAAACCCTGGCGCCAGGACCCAGCCTCTGCTCCCGCGcgcttctcccctcctctccacaATGGAGCGGGCCCGGCTCCGCCCTCCGGCAAGAGCGCGGAAGGGAGGGGAGCCCGGCGACAGGAGCGCTCAGGACGCCGCCAGGAGGTGGAGGCGAAGGCGGAGGCAGAGCAGATCGCGGGGCCCCGCCCGCCGTCCTGGCTCCTCCCGTCCCGCAGCCCCGGGGCGACGAGGGGCAGCAACCCCGGGGAACTCTAGGGACATTCTAGAGTGGAACAAGGGCCCGCCCCAAGACCACTCAGAAGGGGGAAGCGAGTCCACCCACACCTTTTCATTTTCCATCTTTCCAGGTGTGCTACCCTACACCCTAGTCACACATTTCCcacaccctctcccttctctcagcTCTCACTACGCTTGCTTCAGATCCCAAGATGGAGCTCTCCCCATTTTCTTTACAGCCCCaagtcttccttctttcccccaaaCCACCGCCCACCAAGCTCGGTTCATCGGCCTCCCTGCTTTCACTAAACTCCTTCTGTCCTCTAAAAAGAATATTGGTCTAGTGTTATCTTAGTGGCCATTCCACATTCCTGTAAGGGAAacctttgaaattttttatttcaggGTCCCCCTGCAAGCCCTTCTCCTTTCACTCCACCTCTCCCTTGATTCACATCCCCTGATGGATGGGAAAGAAAGTCCTCCGGAAGAACTTCTTGGTCTAAGAAAGGAACTGTGAGTATGGGCCCCTGAAGCTATAGAAAAACAAAGCTCAAAACCCAGGAGTAGAGAGAATGAATGGAGTTGGGTAAAGGGCCAAGGAGTAAGTAGTGAGTGATAAGAGGCTTAGTGTTTCCAAAAGTAACAGAAAGCTTGCTGGAACTCTTAAATTTCCTGTACCTGGTAACTTCACAAACCAGGGCTTTTGTTT
Proteins encoded in this region:
- the LOC132655178 gene encoding serine/arginine repetitive matrix protein 2-like, producing MERARLRPPARARKGGEPGDRSAQDAARRWRRRRRQSRSRGPARRPGSSRPAAPGRRGAATPGNSRDILEWNKGPPQDHSEGGSESTHTFSFSIFPGSPCKPFSFHSTSPLIHIP